Proteins from a single region of Streptococcus mitis:
- a CDS encoding fructose-specific PTS transporter subunit EIIC, with protein sequence MKIQDLLRKDVMLLDLQATEKTAVIDEMIKSLTDHGYVTDFETFKEGILAREALTSTGLGDGIAMPHSKNAAVKEATVLFAKSNKGVDYESLDGQSTDLFFMIAAPEGANDTHLAALAELSQYLMKDGFADKLRQVTSADQVIELFDKASEKTEEPVQAPTNDSDEFIVAVTACTTGIAHTYMAQEALQKVAAEMGVGIKVETNGASGVGNQLTAEDIRKAKAVIIAADKAVEMDRFDGKPLINRPVADGIRKTEELINLALSGDAEVYRAANGAKASTASNEKQSLGGAFYKHLMSGVSQMLPFVIGGGIMIALAFLIDGALGVPNENLGNLGSYHELASMFMKIGGAAFGLMLPVFAGYVAYSIAEKPGLVAGFVAGAIAKEGFAFGKIPYAAGGEATSTLAGVSSGFLGALVGGFIAGALVLAIKKYVKVPRSLEGAKSILLLPLLGTILTGFVMLAVNIPMAAINTAMNDFLGGLGGGSAVLLGIVLGGMMAVDMGGPVNKAAYVFGTGTLAATVSSGGSVAMAAVMAGGMVPPLAIFVATLLFKDKFTKEERNSGLTNIIMGLSFITEGAIPFGAADPARAIPSFILGSAVAGGLVGLTGIKLMAPHGGIFVIALTSNALLYLVSVLVGAIVSGVVYGYLRKPQA encoded by the coding sequence ATGAAAATTCAAGACCTATTGAGAAAAGATGTTATGTTGCTGGATTTGCAAGCAACTGAAAAAACAGCTGTCATCGACGAGATGATTAAAAGTTTGACAGACCACGGTTATGTGACAGATTTTGAAACCTTTAAAGAAGGAATTTTGGCGCGTGAAGCTCTCACTTCTACAGGTTTGGGTGATGGTATCGCAATGCCTCACAGCAAAAATGCTGCTGTCAAAGAAGCGACAGTTCTCTTTGCCAAGTCAAACAAGGGTGTTGACTACGAGAGCTTGGATGGACAATCAACTGACCTCTTCTTTATGATTGCAGCTCCAGAAGGTGCCAATGATACTCACTTGGCAGCCTTGGCAGAATTGTCTCAATACTTGATGAAAGACGGTTTTGCTGACAAACTTCGCCAAGTAACATCAGCTGACCAAGTTATCGAACTTTTTGACAAAGCTTCCGAAAAAACTGAAGAGCCTGTTCAAGCACCTACTAATGACTCTGATGAGTTTATCGTTGCTGTTACAGCTTGTACAACAGGTATTGCTCACACTTACATGGCTCAAGAAGCCCTTCAAAAAGTGGCTGCTGAAATGGGTGTTGGAATCAAGGTTGAAACCAACGGTGCTAGCGGTGTTGGAAACCAACTAACTGCTGAGGACATCCGCAAGGCTAAAGCTGTTATCATCGCTGCAGACAAGGCGGTTGAGATGGATCGTTTCGATGGCAAACCATTGATCAATCGTCCAGTTGCTGACGGTATCCGTAAAACAGAAGAATTGATTAACTTGGCTCTTTCAGGAGATGCTGAAGTCTACCGTGCTGCTAATGGAGCAAAAGCTTCGACAGCAAGCAACGAAAAACAAAGCCTTGGTGGTGCCTTCTACAAACACTTGATGAGTGGTGTATCTCAAATGTTGCCATTCGTTATAGGTGGTGGTATCATGATTGCCCTTGCCTTCTTGATTGACGGTGCTTTGGGTGTTCCAAATGAAAATCTTGGTAATCTTGGTTCCTACCATGAGCTAGCTTCTATGTTTATGAAAATTGGTGGAGCTGCCTTTGGTTTGATGCTCCCAGTCTTTGCAGGTTATGTTGCCTACTCTATCGCTGAAAAACCAGGTTTGGTAGCAGGTTTCGTGGCTGGTGCTATTGCCAAAGAAGGTTTTGCCTTTGGTAAAATTCCTTATGCCGCAGGTGGTGAAGCAACTTCAACTCTTGCAGGTGTCTCATCTGGTTTCCTAGGTGCCCTTGTTGGTGGATTTATCGCAGGTGCTTTGGTTCTTGCTATCAAGAAATACGTTAAAGTTCCTCGTTCACTCGAAGGTGCTAAATCAATTCTTCTCTTGCCACTTCTTGGAACAATCTTGACTGGATTTGTCATGCTAGCTGTGAATATCCCAATGGCAGCAATCAATACTGCTATGAATGACTTCCTAGGCGGTCTTGGAGGAGGTTCAGCTGTCCTTCTTGGTATCGTCCTTGGTGGAATGATGGCTGTTGACATGGGGGGACCAGTCAACAAAGCGGCTTATGTCTTTGGTACAGGTACGCTTGCAGCAACTGTTTCTTCAGGTGGTTCTGTGGCTATGGCAGCAGTTATGGCTGGAGGAATGGTACCACCACTTGCAATCTTTGTCGCAACTCTTCTCTTTAAAGACAAATTTACTAAAGAAGAACGCAACTCTGGTTTGACAAATATTATCATGGGCTTGTCATTTATCACTGAGGGAGCAATTCCATTTGGTGCCGCTGACCCAGCTCGTGCGATCCCAAGCTTCATCCTTGGTTCAGCAGTAGCAGGTGGCCTCGTTGGTCTTACTGGTATCAAACTCATGGCGCCACACGGAGGAATCTTCGTTATCGCCCTTACTTCAAATGCTCTCCTTTACCTCGTTTCTGTCTTGGTAGGAGCAATTGTAAGTGGTGTGGTCTATGGTTACCTACGCAAACCACAAGCATAA
- the pfkB gene encoding 1-phosphofructokinase, whose protein sequence is MIYTVTLNPSIDYIVRLDQVQVGSVNRMDSDDKFAGGKGINVSRVLKRLGIQNTATGFIGGFTGKFITDTLAEEEIETRFVQVAEDTRINVKIKADQETEINGTGPTVEPDQLEELKAILFSLTAEDIVVFAGSSTKNLGNAIYKDLIALTRQTGAQVVCDFEGQTLIDSLDYQPLLVKPNNHELGAIFGVKLESLDQIEKYARELLAKGAQNVIISMAGDGALLVTSEGAYFAKPIKGTVKNSVGAGDSMVAGFTGEFVKSKDAVEAFKWGVACGTATTFSDDLATAEFIKETYEKVEVEKR, encoded by the coding sequence ATGATTTATACAGTCACACTCAATCCATCCATTGACTATATCGTTCGTTTGGACCAAGTCCAAGTCGGTAGTGTCAATCGAATGGATAGTGATGATAAGTTTGCTGGTGGGAAAGGAATCAATGTCAGTCGTGTTTTGAAACGTTTGGGTATTCAAAATACAGCGACTGGATTTATCGGAGGCTTTACTGGTAAATTTATCACAGATACTTTAGCAGAGGAAGAAATCGAGACACGTTTTGTCCAAGTAGCAGAAGATACTCGTATCAATGTTAAAATCAAAGCAGACCAAGAGACAGAAATCAATGGGACTGGTCCAACTGTTGAGCCGGATCAGCTAGAAGAATTGAAAGCTATTTTATTTAGTCTGACAGCAGAAGATATAGTTGTCTTTGCAGGTTCAAGTACTAAAAATCTAGGCAATGCCATCTACAAGGATCTAATTGCCTTGACACGCCAGACTGGTGCGCAAGTCGTTTGTGACTTTGAAGGACAGACCTTGATTGATAGTTTGGACTATCAACCACTTTTGGTCAAACCAAATAATCACGAGCTTGGAGCTATCTTTGGAGTGAAACTCGAAAGTTTGGATCAAATCGAGAAATACGCTCGTGAGTTATTGGCTAAAGGTGCTCAAAACGTCATTATCTCTATGGCTGGTGACGGTGCCCTTCTTGTCACATCTGAGGGAGCTTACTTCGCAAAACCTATCAAGGGAACAGTCAAAAATTCAGTTGGTGCTGGTGATTCTATGGTTGCCGGATTCACAGGTGAATTTGTCAAATCAAAAGACGCAGTAGAAGCCTTCAAATGGGGAGTTGCTTGTGGAACGGCAACTACCTTCTCGGATGACTTGGCAACAGCAGAATTTATTAAAGAAACATATGAAAAAGTTGAGGTAGAAAAACGATGA
- a CDS encoding DeoR/GlpR family DNA-binding transcription regulator yields the protein MLKTERKQLILEELNQHHVVSLEKLVSLLETSESTVRRDLDELEAENKLRRVHGGAELPHSLQEEETIQEKSVKNLQEKKLLAQKAASLIKEQDVIFIDAGTTTAFLIHELVNKNVTVVTNSIHHAAQLVEKQIPTVMVGGSVKMATDASIGGVALNQINQLHFDRAFIGMNGVDDGYYTTPDMEEGAVKRAILENAKQTYVLVDSSKIGQTCFAKVAPLKRAIVITSQGHELLQAIKEKTEVIEV from the coding sequence GTGTTAAAAACAGAGCGGAAGCAACTGATTCTAGAGGAGTTAAATCAACATCATGTAGTTTCTCTAGAGAAATTAGTTAGTTTGCTAGAAACGTCAGAATCAACGGTTCGAAGAGACCTGGATGAGTTGGAAGCAGAAAATAAGCTTCGCCGTGTACATGGTGGAGCAGAATTACCCCACTCCTTGCAGGAAGAAGAAACCATTCAAGAAAAATCTGTCAAAAACCTTCAAGAGAAGAAGTTGTTGGCTCAGAAAGCAGCCTCTCTCATCAAGGAACAAGATGTCATCTTTATCGATGCTGGAACAACAACTGCCTTTTTGATTCATGAATTGGTCAATAAGAATGTTACAGTCGTGACCAACTCGATACACCATGCTGCTCAGTTGGTTGAAAAGCAGATTCCAACTGTCATGGTTGGAGGAAGTGTCAAGATGGCGACAGATGCGAGCATCGGGGGCGTTGCTCTTAACCAGATTAACCAATTGCACTTTGACCGTGCCTTTATCGGGATGAATGGTGTGGACGATGGTTATTATACGACTCCTGATATGGAGGAGGGAGCTGTGAAGAGAGCTATTTTGGAGAATGCCAAACAGACCTATGTCTTGGTGGATTCGTCTAAGATTGGACAAACTTGCTTTGCCAAGGTAGCACCACTCAAACGCGCTATCGTTATCACAAGTCAAGGGCATGAGCTCTTGCAGGCTATTAAGGAGAAAACGGAGGTAATAGAAGTATGA